From Woronichinia naegeliana WA131, the proteins below share one genomic window:
- a CDS encoding amino acid adenylation domain-containing protein: MTKTIVEFVCHLSSLGITLEENENRLRCQAPEGILTATLRQEIGDRKPELLQFLQQAKQSKTAYQLPIQPVARDGHLPLSFAQQRLWFLHHLSPDSRSYNTLEILQIQEHLNLTVLEQSLGELINRHEIFRTTFPTVSGEPIQAISPPGSFRLIIENYQDLSPNEQSAKIQQVAEWEAGQTFDLAVGPLIQFKLLQLSLQKSVLLLKMHHIIYDGWSFGILIRELSALYEAFLKNLANPLAALSIQYADFAVWQRQYLSGEVLDKQLNYWQEQLATVPHILTLPTDRSRPAMQSFRGGVEHFQLDQNTTQGLKQLGQERGATLFMTLLAAFGVLLSRYSHQSDLLIGSPIANRNQAAIEPLIGFFANTLALRINLSENPNFLELLEQVKQTTLAGYVHQDLPFEMLVEKLQPDRDLSRNPLVQIMFALQNTPQDTWNLSGLSIESLPLLVEEIVKFDLEVNCWETSEGLAMDWAYSRDLFDTSTIVRMGEHFQNLLQAIILNPKTRVEEFSFLTDKELHQLLASWHNTKIDYPQAQCIHQLFEAQVERTPDAVAVVFENQQLTYTELNCRANHLAHYLQALGVGPEVLVGISVERSLEMIVGLLAILKAGGAYLPLDPDYPTERLQFMLEDSQVRFLITQPSLLEKLPSSQATLICLDDIQSQVSQYSQDNLQNGLHVSNLANVIYTSGSTGKPKGVMVEHRGLVNLAIAQIQSFAVQNNSRVLQFASFSFDACISEILMTFGSGATLYLAPKDALLPGQPLVERLEKDEITHVTLPPSALAVLPKEPLPNLQTLIVAGEACSLDLIKQWSVGRNFFNAYGPTEASVCASIGQCYQDDLKVTIGKPISNVQIYILDSHLQPVPIGVPGELYIGGIGVARGYLNRPELTAERFIPNLFDPPLTPLDNGGDKFGENFDKAEKLSSKLYKTGDLARFLNDGNIEYLGRIDNQVKFRGFRIELGEIEAVLSQCSEVQSTAVIVREDTPGDKRLVAYVVLAPNSQATIGELRQFLANQLPAYLVPNTFVILDSLPLTPNGKCDRRSLPAPNDQARKNIQKIAPRNLVELQLTQIWSEVLGINDLSVEENFFELGGHSLLAVRLISCIEQKLSKKLPLTSLFQNGTIASLAQLLTQETTQLTYSPLIPIQSQGNKAPFFAVHPIGGNVLCYANLAHYLGTERPFYGLQALGLQETEKPLSSIEEMATVYVKEIQTIQASGPYYLGGWSMGGVIAFEMAQQLSSQGQTVALLSLIDSYSPILLNSVNTEENYSESRLEEINENLNIVYSFVRDLTGMFNQPIPFSEDELSHLTPDELLAHFLTWSKQTNFLPPELGEDQIKNWSVVFQTNRQALFNYSPKTYPGKTIFFGAEESSLKNPGWHEVINDLESQWISGDHYSLIKNPILAEKLNSYLQQVAL, translated from the coding sequence ATGACGAAAACGATTGTTGAATTTGTCTGTCATCTGAGCAGTTTAGGTATTACTTTAGAAGAGAATGAAAACCGCCTACGCTGTCAGGCTCCTGAAGGTATTTTAACTGCTACCCTCCGTCAAGAAATTGGCGATCGCAAGCCTGAATTACTACAATTTTTACAACAGGCTAAACAGTCCAAAACAGCCTATCAGTTACCGATTCAACCTGTCGCTAGGGACGGCCATTTACCCCTCTCTTTTGCTCAACAGCGTCTATGGTTTTTACACCATCTTTCCCCTGATAGTCGTTCCTACAATACCCTGGAAATATTGCAAATCCAGGAGCATCTCAATCTAACGGTGTTAGAGCAGAGTTTGGGAGAATTAATTAACCGCCATGAAATTTTTAGGACAACATTTCCCACTGTTTCAGGAGAACCTATTCAGGCGATTAGTCCTCCTGGTTCTTTTCGTTTAATAATTGAGAATTATCAAGATTTATCCCCCAATGAACAATCGGCCAAAATTCAACAAGTAGCAGAATGGGAAGCAGGACAAACTTTTGATTTAGCGGTAGGGCCACTCATACAGTTTAAGTTATTACAATTGAGTCTCCAGAAGTCGGTACTGTTGTTGAAAATGCACCATATTATCTATGACGGCTGGTCTTTTGGTATTTTAATTCGAGAGTTATCGGCTCTATACGAAGCCTTCCTAAAAAACTTAGCAAATCCTCTGGCCGCGTTGTCTATTCAGTATGCAGATTTTGCGGTTTGGCAACGTCAATATCTCTCAGGTGAGGTCTTAGATAAACAACTTAATTATTGGCAAGAACAGTTAGCAACAGTCCCTCATATTCTCACTTTGCCAACGGATCGGTCTCGTCCTGCGATGCAAAGCTTTCGGGGGGGAGTTGAACATTTTCAACTGGATCAAAATACCACTCAAGGTCTCAAACAGTTAGGTCAAGAACGTGGGGCGACTCTCTTTATGACTTTGTTAGCTGCTTTTGGAGTCTTGCTATCTCGTTACAGTCATCAATCCGATCTACTGATCGGTTCACCGATTGCTAATCGTAATCAAGCGGCGATCGAACCCTTAATTGGTTTTTTTGCTAATACTTTAGCCCTAAGAATTAATTTATCTGAAAACCCTAATTTTTTAGAGTTATTAGAGCAAGTTAAACAAACTACTTTAGCAGGTTATGTTCACCAAGACCTCCCCTTTGAGATGTTGGTAGAAAAGTTGCAACCAGACCGTGATTTAAGCAGAAATCCCCTGGTACAGATAATGTTTGCTCTCCAAAATACACCCCAAGATACCTGGAATCTGTCTGGCTTAAGTATTGAAAGCTTACCATTATTAGTAGAAGAAATCGTCAAATTTGATCTAGAAGTAAACTGCTGGGAAACTTCAGAAGGCTTGGCAATGGACTGGGCTTATAGTAGAGATTTATTTGATACTTCGACGATTGTAAGAATGGGAGAACATTTTCAAAACCTACTTCAAGCGATCATACTTAATCCAAAAACCAGAGTTGAAGAATTTTCTTTCTTAACGGACAAAGAACTTCATCAATTATTAGCATCTTGGCATAATACTAAGATTGATTATCCTCAAGCTCAGTGCATTCATCAATTATTTGAAGCGCAAGTTGAACGGACTCCCGATGCTGTGGCGGTCGTATTTGAAAACCAACAGTTAACATACACTGAGTTAAATTGTCGAGCCAATCATTTAGCCCATTATTTACAAGCTTTAGGAGTTGGGCCAGAAGTTTTAGTTGGTATTTCGGTAGAACGTTCTTTAGAAATGATCGTCGGCTTATTAGCCATTCTCAAGGCGGGAGGAGCTTATCTTCCTCTTGATCCAGACTATCCCACTGAACGTCTTCAGTTTATGTTAGAAGACAGTCAAGTTCGTTTTTTGATTACGCAACCTTCTTTATTAGAAAAATTGCCTTCCTCTCAGGCTACTCTTATTTGTTTAGATGACATTCAATCTCAGGTTTCTCAATATTCTCAAGATAATCTTCAAAACGGATTACATGTCTCTAATTTAGCTAATGTTATTTACACCTCTGGTTCTACAGGTAAGCCTAAAGGAGTAATGGTTGAACATCGCGGCTTGGTTAATTTAGCGATCGCTCAAATTCAATCTTTTGCAGTCCAGAATAACAGTCGTGTCCTACAATTTGCTTCCTTTAGTTTTGATGCTTGTATTTCAGAAATTTTGATGACCTTTGGCTCTGGAGCGACGCTTTATCTTGCTCCAAAAGATGCTTTGTTACCAGGTCAACCTTTAGTTGAACGGTTAGAAAAGGATGAAATTACCCATGTTACTTTACCGCCTTCGGCCTTAGCGGTTTTACCGAAGGAACCGTTACCAAACTTACAAACGTTAATTGTGGCGGGTGAGGCTTGTTCTCTGGATTTGATTAAACAATGGTCAGTTGGTAGAAACTTTTTTAATGCCTATGGGCCAACGGAAGCGAGTGTTTGTGCCTCGATTGGACAATGTTATCAAGATGATTTAAAGGTGACTATTGGTAAGCCTATCAGTAATGTCCAGATTTATATTTTAGATTCCCATTTACAGCCCGTTCCTATCGGAGTACCAGGAGAGTTATACATTGGCGGAATAGGAGTTGCGAGGGGTTATTTAAACAGACCTGAGTTAACTGCTGAAAGGTTTATTCCCAATCTGTTTGATCCCCCCCTAACCCCCCTTGATAATGGGGGAGATAAATTTGGAGAAAACTTTGATAAGGCTGAAAAACTATCATCAAAACTCTATAAAACGGGAGATTTAGCTCGTTTTCTCAATGATGGCAATATTGAATATTTAGGACGCATTGATAATCAAGTAAAATTTCGGGGTTTTCGCATTGAATTAGGGGAAATTGAAGCCGTTCTTAGTCAATGTTCTGAGGTTCAATCCACTGCGGTGATTGTGCGGGAAGATACTCCAGGTGACAAACGCTTAGTTGCCTATGTAGTTCTTGCTCCCAATTCCCAGGCAACTATTGGTGAACTCCGTCAATTCTTGGCTAATCAATTACCTGCCTATCTCGTTCCTAATACCTTTGTTATTTTAGATAGTTTACCGTTAACTCCTAATGGAAAATGCGATCGCCGTTCCTTGCCTGCGCCGAATGATCAAGCCAGAAAAAATATTCAAAAAATTGCCCCCCGTAACTTAGTGGAATTGCAATTAACTCAAATCTGGTCAGAGGTTTTAGGCATTAATGATCTTAGTGTTGAGGAAAACTTTTTTGAATTGGGAGGTCATTCTTTATTAGCGGTTCGTCTAATCAGTTGCATTGAACAAAAGTTAAGCAAAAAGTTACCTTTAACCAGTCTTTTTCAAAATGGAACGATCGCCAGTCTAGCCCAATTACTAACTCAGGAAACGACTCAGCTAACCTATTCACCCTTGATCCCTATTCAATCTCAAGGAAATAAAGCACCATTTTTTGCCGTTCATCCCATTGGCGGTAATGTGCTTTGTTATGCAAACTTAGCTCATTATTTAGGAACGGAACGGCCTTTCTATGGATTGCAAGCATTAGGACTACAGGAAACCGAAAAACCTCTAAGCTCGATTGAAGAAATGGCGACGGTTTATGTTAAAGAAATACAAACTATTCAAGCCTCTGGCCCCTATTATCTAGGAGGATGGTCAATGGGAGGCGTGATAGCCTTTGAAATGGCACAACAATTATCGTCACAAGGTCAAACAGTGGCTTTATTAAGCTTAATAGATAGCTATTCTCCTATTTTGCTTAATTCAGTTAATACTGAAGAAAATTACTCTGAGTCACGGCTAGAAGAGATTAATGAAAATCTAAATATTGTCTATTCTTTTGTCAGGGATTTAACGGGAATGTTTAATCAGCCAATTCCTTTCTCTGAAGATGAACTCTCTCACCTTACACCCGACGAATTACTAGCTCATTTTCTAACTTGGAGTAAACAGACGAATTTTTTACCGCCAGAACTCGGAGAGGATCAAATTAAAAATTGGTCTGTAGTTTTTCAGACCAACCGACAAGCTCTGTTCAACTATTCCCCTAAAACTTACCCAGGCAAAACCATTTTCTTCGGTGCAGAGGAAAGTTCTCTTAAAAATCCTGGTTGGCATGAGGTAATTAATGACTTAGAATCTCAATGGATTAGTGGAGATCACTACAGTTTGATTAAAAATCCAATCCTTGCTGAAAAATTGAATAGCTACTTACAGCAAGTTGCGCTGTGA
- a CDS encoding amino acid adenylation domain-containing protein yields MKSIETFLSDLANQDIKLWMDGDRLRCNAPQGVMTPDIQTELKNRKAEIIQFLEQLGSEEQINPRTILPIARDTKLPLSFAQARLWFLYQLEGATGTYNMTGALSLSGSLQVEALKQALGAIIQRHEPLRTSFQPIDGVPVQVIDPNPIWELSIVNLEGKEAEAEKLAQAEAQTPFDLTKSPLLRVTLLKLQPEKHILLINMHHIISDGWSIGVFVREFSHLYRAFAMGEAPTLPDLPIQYADFAVWQRQWLQGKVLAAQLEYWKRQLADAPPLLELPTDRPRPAIQTFQGKTERFQLDIKLTQQLKALSQQSGCTLFMTLLAAFGVVLSRYSGQTDIVIGSAIANRNRREIEGLIGFFVNTLALRLDLSEKPSFAAFLKQVQTVTQDAYEHQDLPFEMLVEELQLERKLDRNPLVQVMFALQNATNEAWNLPGLTIAEMSWELDPARFDLEVHLSEVNDGIAGFCCYNIDLFDGTTIARLLEHFQNILKAIIANPQQSVGLLPLLSEQEQKQLLVNWNQTQADYPQDKLVHQLFEVQAASQPEAISERSATRCALIFEDQVLTYGELNHRANQLAHYLQSLGVIKEQIVGVYLERSLEMAIAFLAILKTGAAYLPIDPEYPPVRTQFILEDTQISILLTQAELAEKFPKNQAKVIYLDRDWSQIAYQPQTNPDLKVQTSDLAYCIYTSGSTGQPKGVLISHQALLNLIFWHQQAFKISSLDKATQMAGIAFDATVWELWPYLTVGASINLVPQNILLSPTNLRDWLLNQEITISFVPTPVAEKLLVLDWPNHSCLKTLLLGGDKLHFYPAASLPFQVVNNYGPTENTVVATSGLVKSPTFDRFSAPTIGKAIANVQIYLLDQNLQPVPIGVPGELHLGGAGLARGYLNRPELTAEKFIANPFDPPLAPLNKGGEEPSKLYKTGDLARYLPDGSLEFLGRIDNQVKIRGFRIETGEIEAVLSQYFLLAGNVVVTREDSAGDKRLVAYLVPALQNEALPEQLAQWQSEYISDWQSLYERTYSQGQDSLADLTFNITGWNSSYTRQPIPAPEMREWVENTVSRILAFRPEQALEIGCGTGLLLSRVAKHCLEYWATDYSQMAIQYVERVCSAVEGLEKVKLRCQTADNFEGIAQHTFDTIVLNSIIQYFPSVDYLLEVLKGAINVIGDRGQIFVGDVRSLPLLEPYHAAVQLAQVSDSKTVEQWQQQVRQSVAGEEELVIDPTFFLALKQHFPQIAWVEIQPKRGLANNELTQFRYDVTLHLESINNQPLPISEPTVITWFNWQLDQLSLAQIQDQLLTKKPELLGIRGIPNQRVEQALKIWEWVENTPEVETVEQLKKILAQQVDTGINPEQVWQLAESLGYTAHLSWWESGQDGSFDVIFQRDSESEAEKVSKDWTVSKLAFWDDKPIKTKPWSDYTNNPLRGKLVQKLVPKVREFLQQKLPSYMIPQAFVLLDFLPLTPNGKVDRKALPSPDAATRNLANSFVLPRNPIEAQLTHIWSEVLGLERIGIKDNFFELGGHSLLATQVLSRINSAFELDLSVQIMFESPTIAGIAGYIQAVDWVAQDRTDSSLNNENTEVVEF; encoded by the coding sequence ATGAAATCCATTGAAACGTTTTTGTCAGATTTAGCCAATCAAGATATTAAACTCTGGATGGACGGCGATCGCTTGCGTTGTAATGCGCCCCAGGGCGTAATGACCCCAGACATTCAGACAGAACTCAAAAACCGTAAAGCAGAAATCATTCAATTTCTTGAGCAACTGGGTTCAGAGGAGCAAATTAACCCTAGAACCATTCTTCCGATTGCCCGTGATACCAAATTACCCCTATCCTTTGCCCAGGCGCGACTTTGGTTTCTGTATCAACTAGAAGGAGCAACGGGAACCTATAACATGACGGGGGCCTTGAGTTTAAGCGGTTCTCTCCAGGTAGAAGCTCTCAAACAAGCTCTAGGAGCGATAATCCAACGTCATGAGCCATTGCGTACCAGTTTCCAACCAATTGACGGTGTTCCAGTTCAGGTGATTGATCCCAATCCGATTTGGGAATTATCGATCGTTAATTTGGAAGGAAAGGAAGCCGAGGCAGAAAAATTAGCCCAGGCAGAAGCCCAAACGCCTTTCGATTTAACCAAGAGTCCTTTACTGAGGGTAACGCTCTTAAAGTTACAGCCTGAAAAGCATATTTTATTAATTAATATGCACCATATTATTTCCGATGGCTGGTCAATCGGTGTTTTTGTTCGTGAATTTTCCCATCTCTATAGGGCTTTTGCTATGGGAGAAGCACCGACTTTGCCTGATTTACCAATTCAGTATGCAGATTTTGCCGTTTGGCAGCGACAGTGGTTACAGGGTAAGGTTTTAGCGGCTCAATTGGAATATTGGAAGCGACAATTAGCGGATGCTCCTCCCCTATTAGAACTGCCCACAGATCGCCCTCGTCCTGCCATCCAAACCTTTCAAGGCAAAACAGAAAGATTTCAGCTAGATATTAAGCTGACGCAACAATTAAAAGCCTTAAGTCAACAGTCGGGTTGCACTTTGTTTATGACTTTGTTGGCTGCTTTTGGGGTAGTTTTATCCCGTTATAGTGGCCAGACTGATATCGTGATTGGTTCAGCGATCGCCAACCGTAATCGTCGAGAAATTGAGGGATTAATAGGCTTTTTTGTCAATACCCTGGCGTTGAGATTAGATTTATCAGAAAAACCGAGCTTTGCGGCTTTCTTAAAACAAGTACAGACGGTTACTCAGGATGCCTATGAGCATCAAGATTTGCCCTTTGAAATGTTAGTGGAAGAATTGCAGCTAGAGCGCAAATTAGACCGTAATCCCCTTGTACAGGTGATGTTTGCCCTACAAAATGCGACTAATGAAGCCTGGAATTTACCTGGTTTGACCATTGCAGAAATGTCTTGGGAACTTGATCCTGCTCGTTTTGACCTAGAGGTTCATCTGTCAGAGGTTAACGACGGCATAGCTGGATTTTGCTGCTACAACATTGACCTATTTGATGGGACAACGATCGCCCGTCTATTAGAACATTTTCAGAATATACTCAAGGCGATTATTGCTAATCCTCAACAATCGGTGGGCTTATTACCTTTGTTGTCGGAACAGGAACAAAAGCAACTTTTAGTGAATTGGAATCAAACTCAGGCCGATTATCCCCAAGATAAGCTTGTTCATCAGTTATTTGAAGTTCAAGCGGCAAGTCAACCAGAGGCGATCTCGGAGAGATCCGCTACGCGGTGCGCCCTCATTTTTGAAGATCAAGTTTTAACCTACGGAGAATTAAACCATCGTGCTAATCAATTAGCTCATTATCTTCAATCGTTAGGGGTGATTAAGGAACAAATCGTCGGGGTTTATCTTGAACGTTCCCTAGAGATGGCGATCGCATTTTTAGCTATTCTTAAAACAGGAGCCGCCTATCTCCCCATTGATCCTGAATATCCCCCAGTACGCACCCAATTCATTCTCGAAGATACTCAAATTTCAATCCTATTAACCCAAGCAGAACTGGCAGAAAAATTTCCCAAAAATCAGGCGAAAGTTATTTACTTAGACCGAGACTGGTCACAAATTGCTTACCAACCACAAACCAACCCAGACCTCAAGGTACAAACTAGCGATCTAGCCTATTGCATCTATACCTCTGGTTCCACAGGGCAACCCAAAGGGGTACTGATTTCCCATCAAGCTCTACTTAACTTGATTTTCTGGCATCAACAAGCGTTTAAGATTAGTTCCTTAGATAAAGCCACCCAAATGGCGGGTATTGCTTTCGATGCAACGGTTTGGGAATTGTGGCCCTATCTCACCGTAGGAGCCTCTATTAATCTGGTTCCCCAAAATATTCTGCTCTCACCGACAAATTTACGGGATTGGTTGCTGAATCAAGAAATTACCATTAGTTTTGTGCCAACGCCTGTCGCTGAAAAATTACTAGTCTTAGATTGGCCGAATCATTCTTGCCTAAAAACCCTGTTACTGGGGGGTGACAAACTTCATTTTTATCCTGCTGCGTCCCTTCCCTTTCAGGTGGTTAACAACTATGGCCCAACGGAAAATACAGTGGTTGCCACCTCTGGACTGGTCAAATCACCAACGTTTGATCGCTTTTCGGCCCCGACTATTGGTAAGGCGATCGCCAATGTCCAAATCTATTTATTAGACCAAAACTTACAACCTGTCCCCATTGGTGTACCAGGAGAACTACACTTAGGCGGGGCGGGTTTAGCACGGGGCTATCTCAATCGTCCTGAGTTAACGGCTGAAAAATTTATTGCCAATCCTTTTGATCCCCCCCTAGCCCCCCTTAATAAGGGGGGAGAAGAACCATCAAAACTCTATAAAACGGGAGATTTAGCGCGTTATCTGCCCGATGGCAGCCTGGAATTTTTGGGACGCATTGACAATCAGGTAAAAATTCGCGGTTTTCGTATCGAAACAGGGGAAATCGAAGCAGTTTTAAGTCAATATTTCCTATTAGCTGGCAATGTTGTCGTTACCAGGGAGGATAGTGCGGGGGATAAACGCCTTGTGGCTTACCTGGTTCCCGCCCTGCAAAATGAGGCCCTACCAGAGCAATTAGCTCAATGGCAAAGTGAATACATTAGTGATTGGCAAAGTCTCTACGAAAGAACCTATAGTCAAGGGCAAGACAGCCTAGCCGACCTAACTTTTAATATCACGGGTTGGAATAGCAGTTATACTCGCCAACCGATTCCTGCTCCAGAAATGCGAGAGTGGGTAGAAAACACTGTCAGCCGTATTTTGGCTTTCCGACCAGAGCAAGCCTTAGAAATTGGCTGTGGTACGGGCTTATTGCTCTCCAGGGTGGCCAAGCATTGTTTGGAATATTGGGCAACGGATTATTCCCAGATGGCGATTCAGTATGTTGAACGGGTGTGCAGTGCCGTTGAAGGTTTAGAAAAGGTTAAGTTACGCTGTCAAACAGCAGATAATTTTGAGGGCATTGCCCAGCATACCTTTGATACCATCGTCTTAAATTCGATTATTCAATATTTTCCCAGTGTGGACTATCTATTGGAGGTACTGAAAGGAGCGATTAATGTCATTGGCGATCGCGGTCAGATTTTTGTCGGGGATGTGCGTAGTTTACCTTTATTGGAGCCGTATCACGCTGCTGTCCAGTTAGCCCAAGTCTCTGACTCCAAAACCGTTGAACAATGGCAACAACAGGTGCGCCAAAGTGTGGCAGGCGAAGAAGAACTGGTTATTGATCCGACTTTTTTCCTGGCTTTAAAACAACATTTTCCCCAAATTGCCTGGGTAGAAATTCAACCTAAACGGGGTTTGGCTAATAATGAGTTAACCCAATTTCGCTATGATGTCACTCTCCATCTAGAATCTATTAATAATCAACCATTACCAATCAGCGAACCAACAGTAATTACCTGGTTTAATTGGCAACTTGATCAGCTTTCTTTGGCTCAAATTCAAGATCAATTGTTGACCAAAAAACCTGAATTATTGGGGATTCGTGGTATTCCTAATCAGCGAGTCGAACAGGCTCTAAAAATTTGGGAATGGGTAGAAAATACGCCTGAAGTCGAAACGGTTGAGCAACTCAAAAAAATCCTAGCCCAACAAGTAGATACAGGTATTAATCCTGAACAGGTTTGGCAATTAGCCGAATCTCTCGGTTATACTGCTCATCTGAGTTGGTGGGAAAGTGGTCAAGACGGTTCCTTTGATGTCATTTTTCAGCGCGATTCAGAGTCAGAAGCGGAGAAGGTCTCAAAAGATTGGACAGTTTCAAAGCTTGCTTTCTGGGATGACAAACCTATTAAAACAAAACCCTGGAGTGATTACACCAATAATCCTCTGCGCGGTAAATTAGTCCAAAAGTTAGTGCCTAAAGTACGGGAATTTCTGCAACAAAAGCTACCCAGTTACATGATTCCCCAGGCGTTTGTTTTGCTTGATTTCCTTCCCTTAACTCCTAATGGTAAGGTGGATCGTAAAGCTTTACCTTCTCCTGATGCGGCGACCCGTAATCTGGCTAACAGTTTTGTTTTACCCCGAAATCCCATTGAAGCTCAACTCACTCACATTTGGAGTGAGGTTTTAGGATTGGAACGCATTGGCATTAAGGACAACTTTTTTGAATTGGGAGGTCATTCTCTGTTAGCTACTCAGGTGTTATCGCGGATTAATTCAGCCTTTGAACTTGATCTTTCCGTACAAATTATGTTTGAATCGCCCACGATCGCGGGTATTGCAGGCTATATTCAAGCGGTAGATTGGGTCGCCCAGGATAGAACCGATAGCTCCTTAAATAATGAAAATACTGAGGTAGTGGAGTTCTAA
- a CDS encoding ATP-binding cassette domain-containing protein, which produces MTTQAASSPNALASFNQFLRDVKAIAQPYWYPTVSNKRSFSEVIRSWGMLSLLIFLIVGLVGVTAFNSFVNRRLIDVIIQEKDASQFASTLIVYAIGLICVTLLAGFTKDIRKKIALDWYQWLNTQILEKYFSNRAYYKINFQSDIDNPDQRLAQEIEPIATNAISLSATFLEKSLEMLTFLAVVWSISRQIAIPLLFYTIIGNFIAAYLNQELSKINQAQLESKADYNYALTHVRTHAESIAFFRGEKEELNIIQRRFKEVVNDTKNKINWEKGNEIFSRGYRSVIQFFPFLVLGPLYIKGEIDYGQVEQASLASFMFASALGELITEFGTSGRFSSYVERLNEFSNALETVTKQADNANTIKTIEEDHFAFEHVTLETPNYEQVIVEDLSLTVQKGEGLLIIGPSGRGKSSLLRAIAGLWNAGTGRLVRPPLEEILFLPQRPYIILGTLREQLLYPLTNREMTNTELQEVLQQVNLQNVLNRVDDFDSEKPWENILSLGEQQRLAFARLLVNPPSFTILDEATSALDLTNEGILYEQLKTRNTTFISVGHRESLFNYHQWVLELSADSSWQLLSVQDYRLKKAQEMFTNAPNSNSIKSDITINNKSEDQEIVHPLEGLSHQEMKLLTDLSLSSIRSKASRGNPITAKDGFNYRYDKNPQILKWLRTSP; this is translated from the coding sequence ATGACAACTCAAGCAGCTTCTAGTCCTAATGCACTTGCTTCTTTTAACCAGTTTTTAAGAGATGTAAAGGCGATCGCCCAACCCTATTGGTATCCGACTGTCTCGAATAAAAGAAGTTTTTCTGAGGTTATTCGTTCCTGGGGAATGCTATCACTGCTCATCTTTTTAATTGTGGGATTGGTTGGTGTAACAGCTTTTAATAGTTTTGTGAATCGTCGTTTAATTGATGTCATTATTCAAGAGAAAGATGCGTCTCAGTTTGCTAGTACATTAATTGTGTATGCGATCGGCTTGATTTGTGTAACACTGTTGGCAGGATTTACAAAAGACATTCGTAAGAAAATTGCCCTAGACTGGTATCAATGGCTAAACACTCAGATTTTAGAGAAATATTTTAGTAATCGTGCCTATTATAAAATCAATTTTCAATCTGACATTGATAACCCCGATCAACGTCTAGCCCAGGAAATTGAACCGATCGCCACTAACGCCATTAGTCTCTCCGCTACTTTCCTAGAAAAAAGCCTGGAAATGCTAACTTTTTTAGCGGTGGTTTGGTCAATTTCCCGACAGATTGCCATTCCTTTACTTTTTTATACTATTATTGGTAATTTTATTGCTGCCTATCTAAATCAAGAATTAAGTAAGATCAATCAGGCGCAACTGGAATCAAAAGCGGATTATAATTATGCCTTAACTCACGTTCGGACTCATGCAGAATCTATCGCTTTTTTTCGAGGAGAAAAAGAAGAACTAAATATTATTCAGAGACGCTTTAAAGAAGTCGTAAATGATACGAAAAACAAAATTAATTGGGAAAAGGGCAACGAAATTTTTAGTCGGGGTTATCGTTCCGTCATTCAATTTTTTCCCTTCTTAGTGCTCGGGCCTTTATATATCAAAGGTGAAATTGATTATGGGCAAGTCGAGCAAGCTTCGTTAGCTAGTTTTATGTTTGCATCAGCCCTCGGAGAACTGATCACAGAATTTGGGACTTCGGGACGATTTTCGAGTTATGTAGAACGTTTAAATGAATTCTCAAATGCTCTAGAAACTGTCACTAAACAAGCCGATAATGCCAACACAATTAAAACGATAGAAGAAGATCATTTTGCCTTTGAACACGTTACCTTAGAAACCCCTAACTATGAACAGGTCATTGTTGAGGATTTATCTCTTACGGTTCAAAAGGGTGAAGGCTTACTAATTATTGGTCCCAGTGGTCGGGGCAAAAGTTCTTTATTAAGGGCGATCGCTGGTTTATGGAATGCTGGTACTGGACGTTTAGTGCGGCCTCCCTTGGAAGAAATTCTCTTTTTACCCCAACGTCCCTACATTATTTTGGGAACCTTACGTGAACAATTGCTGTATCCTCTAACCAATCGTGAGATGACCAATACCGAACTTCAAGAAGTATTACAACAGGTCAATTTACAAAATGTGCTCAATCGGGTGGATGATTTTGACTCTGAAAAACCCTGGGAAAATATTCTTTCGCTAGGTGAACAACAACGCCTAGCCTTTGCCCGACTATTAGTTAATCCTCCCAGTTTTACCATTTTAGATGAGGCGACCAGTGCTTTAGATCTAACCAACGAGGGTATTTTATATGAGCAATTAAAAACTCGCAATACAACTTTTATTAGTGTGGGCCACCGAGAAAGTTTATTCAATTACCATCAATGGGTTTTAGAACTCTCTGCCGATTCTAGTTGGCAACTCTTAAGCGTTCAGGACTATCGCCTTAAAAAAGCGCAAGAGATGTTTACTAATGCTCCTAATAGCAATTCGATCAAGTCCGATATTACTATCAATAATAAGTCGGAAGATCAAGAAATAGTCCATCCTCTTGAAGGACTTTCTCATCAGGAAATGAAACTGTTAACAGACTTATCGCTCTCTAGCATTCGTAGCAAAGCTAGTCGAGGAAATCCGATTACAGCCAAAGATGGTTTTAATTACCGTTATGACAAAAATCCTCAGATATTAAAGTGGCTCAGAACCTCACCTTAA